Proteins from a genomic interval of Chelonoidis abingdonii isolate Lonesome George chromosome 7, CheloAbing_2.0, whole genome shotgun sequence:
- the JUN gene encoding transcription factor Jun has protein sequence MTAKMEPTFYDDALNATFVQPESGGYGYNPKVLKQNMTLNLADPSSNLKPHLRNKNADILTSPDVGLLKLASPELERLIIQSSNGLITTTPTPTQFLCPKNVTDEQEGFAEGFVRALAELHNQNTMPSVTSAAQPVNSGMTPVSSMAGNNGFNTTLHSEPPVYANLSNFNPSALSTAPNYNANNMGYPPQHHINPPMPVQHPRLQALKEEPQTVPEMPGETPPLSPIDMESQERIKAERKRMRNRIAASKCRKRKLERIARLEEKVKTLKAQNSELASTANMLREQVAQLKQKVMNHVNSGCQLMLTQQLQTF, from the coding sequence ATGACTGCAAAGATGGAACCTACATTCTATGATGATGCCCTAAATGCTACCTTTGTACAGCCAGAAAGTGGTGGTTATGGATATAATCCTAAAGTCCTGAAGCAGAATATGACTCTAAATCTGGCTGATCCTTCAAGCAACCTCAAGCCCCACCTGAGGAACAAGAATGCTGATATTCTTACCTCCCCAGATGTTGGTCTCCTCAAGCTGGCATCTCCTGAACTGGAAAGGCTCATCATCCAATCCAGCAATGGCTTGATCACCACCACTCCCACTCCAACACAGTTTCTCTGTCCCAAAAATGTTACTGACGAGCAAGAAGGGTTTGCTGAAGGCTTTgtgagggcactggcagagctacaCAACCAGAATACCATGCCCAGTGTTACATCTGCTGCCCAGCCTGTTAACAGTGGTATGACACCTGTTTCTTCTATGGCTGGCAACAATGGTTTCAACACCACTTTGCACAGCGAGCCTCCAGTGTATGCCAATCTCAGCAACTTTAACCCAAGTGCACTCAGCACAGCACCTAACTACAATGCGAATAACATGGGCTATCCACCTCAGCATCATATTAATCCTCCGATGCCAGTGCAGCATCCCAGGCTGCAAGCTCTGAAAGAGGAGCCCCAGACTGTACCTGAAATGCCAGGAGAGACTCCTCCACTGTCCCCCATTGATATGGAGTCACAGGAGAGGATCAAGGCTGAGAGGAAGCGCATGAGAAACAGAATTGCAGCCTCCAAATGCCGGAAAAGGAAGTTGGAAAGGATTGCTAGATTggaagaaaaagtgaaaactttGAAAGCCCAGAACTCAGAACTGGCATCCACTGCCAACATGCTCAGAGAACAGGTTGCACAGCTTAAGCAGAAGGTCATGAACCATGTCAACAGTGGATGCCAGCTAATGCTAACACAACAGTTGCAAACATTTTGA